TCTGGACGCCGCCGGCGACCGTGCGACGGTGTTCCGCTGCGGCGACATCTTCGGTGCAGACGATCCGCCGATCGAGACGAAGGTCGCGATGGCCCACCAGTACCTCGGCGGCTCGGTCCCGTTCGGGGCCGACGCGCTCTTCTACCGGCTGTCGGTCGACGACGCCGCCGACGCCATCGTGCATGCCGTCGAGAACCGCACCGTGGGTCTCTTCAACCTCACCCACCCCGAGCTGCCACCCCGCAACGGCGAGATCTTCGACGTGATCGGCGCCAGTCAGGGCCTGCCCGGCCTGACCTACCGTGGCGAGATCGCCGCACCGTCCGCACCGATCTCGGTGGCGCGGCTCGCCGACACCGGGTTCGTCGCACGGCGGTCGTACGTCGCTCACCCCCTGCTCGAGCAGGTCTGAGCACTCACTCGCGCACCTGACGACACGTTGCCCCGACGGGAGGTCCCGTCGGGGCTTCGTCATGTCGTCACGTCGTCAAGCGGGAGCAGGTGCACAGAGGCGGACTCCCTGACGTTGACAGGTACGCAGGGAGCCCGCCGTTCGTGGGGCGTCGGTGGCCGAGGATCAGCCGCCCGACACCGTTCGTCGACGCGCGGGTACGAGCACGAGGCCCGCGGCGCCCATCATCAGCAGGGCGCTCGCCACCAGCGCGATCACGGGAAGCGCGTCGGTGCCACCGGTCTTCGGCAGCTGCTCGCCGCCGGTGTCACCGCCACCACCACCGCCACCGCCGGGCGGATCGTCTCCGTCCTCGGGAGCCTCGTCACCGACGACGAGCTTCGAGAGCTCTCCGTCACCGGTGCACTCCGCTCCGATCCCTGCGGACGGGAAGTCGAACGTGAAAGACTTGCCCGACACGTCGAGCTCGTCACCGCTCGCCTTCACGGAGCCCGTGAGCGTCGGGACCTTGACCTCGGCCTTCGCCGCCGCGTCGACCGTGCTGGTCGCCTTGAGCGTCGTCGCCGTACCCCCGACCGTGAGACCGAGGGTGAAGTCCATCGAGCCGTTGATCGGGACGGGAGACATGCCGGGCAGATCGCTCATCGTCGCCTGCAGCGCGACCGGGTCGCCGTCCTTCGCGCGGTAGCCGGACACCGACATCTCCGCCGGATACTCGAACTTCGAGCCGAGGCTCAGGGTGCACGCGAAGTTCACCGTGCCCGTGGCCGGTTCGCCTTCCTTCGAGGTGGGTGCCGGAGTCGTAGGAACGGCGGTCGTCGGAGCGGTCGTCGGCGGCGCAGTCGTCGGAGCGGTCGTCGGCGGTGGCGTCTCGTCGCCCACGGTGAGTGTCGAGAGCGCGAGGTCGGCCGGGCAGTCGGCCCGCAGTGTCAGGATCGGGAAGTTGAAGGTGAACTTCTTGACCTTGATCTCGAGGTCCGACGCGTCTGAATCGATCTCTCCCGTCATGGTCGGAACGGGGACCGGCGCGTTCGCGGCGGCCGTCGGCTTTCCCCCGCCGGTGAGGGTGACGGCCGCGCCCTCGACCTCGAGGTCGAGGGTCACGTCCATCTGGTAGTTCTGAATCGGCGCCGGTGAGAGACCAGGCATGTCGTTGAGGTCTGCGGTCAGCGTGACGGGGTCGCCCTCGGCGGCACGGTAGCCCGAGATCTCGACCTCGATCGGGTAGTCGAAGGGCCGGTTCACGAAGCCCGACAGCTGGCACGTGAGCGTCGCCTCCCCGGTCGCCGGCGTGCCCGCTGCTGCCGACGCCGGCGCGGCGACGACAGCGAGGGACGCCGATGCCAGGAGTGTGGCGCCCACGACGCGTGCGAGAGCGCGGACGCGCCCGGGCGCCCTCACGCGCTCGCTCCGCCGCGGCGTCGTGACGGCATGCCGACCAGCAGTGCGAGGCCCGGGAGCACCAGTGCCGAGGCGGCCAGCAGCAGCACCGGCAGGCTGTCCATGCCGCCCGTCTTGGGGAGGTCACCGGCCGTGTTCGTCTCCGGCGCGACGGCCTGCGTCGGCTCCGGGGCCGGCGCGGCCTCGGTGGGAGCCGGGTCAGCGACCGGTGCCGCAGCGCCGAACTCCAGCACGACGTCCACGGTGTTGGCGGAGACCACGGCCGCAGAGTTGTTCGTCGGCAGCGGTGCCGCACCGATCACGCACTTCTGCTTGGTGCAGTCGACCGAACCGAACTTCTCCTTCATCTTCAGCGTGACGGCCTTGAAGCTGCCGCTGGCGTCCGCGTTCACGAACGTCGCGCCCGTCGCGGTGTTGCAGTCGGCGGGTCCGGTGTAGCCGGTCTTGCACTGGCCGACGGCGATCGACTTGAGATTGGGAGCAAAGCCGGTCCCCGAGACGGTGATCGACGCTCCGTCCGTCAGGCCCGAGGTCTTGCTGACATCGATCTTGGGTGCCGCGGACGCCGCAGGCGCACAGATCAGCATCACGAGTCCGAGCGCCATGGCACAAGCCAGGGCACGGAGGGCGGACGGTAGCTTCGGGGTCATCTGCATCGTTCTCCGGGTGCGGTGATGGACGGGCGGGCGGTGGGCTGGAGTAGTTCGGCGGCTGTCATGGCGTCCCCGCGGGCAGCGGCGTGACGGGCGCGAGATGCGAACCGGACCGCTCGATGGCGGCATGGTCGGAGCCGAGGTAGGAGCTGATGACCTCGGGGTGGCTGCGGACCTCGTCCGGCGTGCCGGAGGCGACGAGGCGTCCGAGGTTCATCGCGACCATCCGGTCGCACAGCCGACTGAGCAGCGGCAGGTCGTGCTCGATGACGACCATCGCCGTGCCGAGCTCGCGCCGGACGTCGAGCAGCAGGTCACCGAGCGCCTCGCACTCGTTCTGGGCGATGCCGGCCGACGGCTCGTCGAGGAGCAGGACCCGCGGCTCCAGGGCGAGCAGGCAGGTGAGCTCCACCACGCGGCGGGTGCCGGTCGACAGCTCGGCGATGGTGCGCCCCGCGAACGGCCCCAGACCCAT
Above is a genomic segment from Mumia sp. Pv4-285 containing:
- a CDS encoding neocarzinostatin apoprotein domain-containing protein, producing the protein MALGLVMLICAPAASAAPKIDVSKTSGLTDGASITVSGTGFAPNLKSIAVGQCKTGYTGPADCNTATGATFVNADASGSFKAVTLKMKEKFGSVDCTKQKCVIGAAPLPTNNSAAVVSANTVDVVLEFGAAAPVADPAPTEAAPAPEPTQAVAPETNTAGDLPKTGGMDSLPVLLLAASALVLPGLALLVGMPSRRRGGASA